One Streptomyces drozdowiczii DNA segment encodes these proteins:
- a CDS encoding STM4014 family protein, protein MSRSASSGPPRLAVVGNPGSRRVALFQDAVAAAGLPEARTVSWLDVLAGGARFLPGETVRVESPGEDAEVDRLLRGADEPTRVEGSALWYARFTAAVREVARAAADAGAHLLDDPADIATLFDKRLCHGVLDAAGVPVPASPTSGPAGAPVRGWDDVRELIAAHRMPRVFVKPAHGSSASGVLAVETAAGGRVRAATSVERDRAGRLYNSLRVRRCTTEREVAAVVDALAPDGLHIERWLPKATRRGRAADLRVVVVAGRATHAVVRTSTSPMTNLHLGGARGDLAEVRAAIGAAGGSWGEALAICERAAAAFPDTLCVGVDLLPLTGWRRFAVGEVNAFGDLLPGLTGLPGSGAEGLDTYAAQLAAVLERARNDRVSTTP, encoded by the coding sequence ATGTCGCGGTCAGCGAGTAGCGGCCCGCCGCGCCTCGCGGTCGTCGGCAATCCGGGCAGCCGCCGCGTCGCCCTGTTCCAGGACGCGGTGGCCGCAGCCGGCCTGCCCGAGGCGCGTACGGTGTCCTGGCTCGACGTGCTGGCGGGCGGGGCGCGCTTCCTGCCCGGCGAGACCGTGCGCGTCGAGTCCCCGGGCGAGGACGCGGAGGTGGACCGGCTGCTGCGCGGGGCCGACGAGCCGACCCGGGTGGAGGGTTCGGCCCTCTGGTACGCGCGGTTCACCGCCGCCGTGCGCGAGGTGGCCCGGGCCGCCGCCGACGCGGGCGCCCACCTGCTCGACGACCCGGCTGACATCGCGACGCTCTTCGACAAGCGGCTGTGCCACGGTGTGCTGGACGCGGCCGGGGTCCCCGTCCCCGCGTCCCCGACCTCGGGCCCGGCCGGGGCGCCCGTGCGGGGCTGGGACGACGTACGGGAGCTGATCGCCGCCCACCGCATGCCCCGGGTGTTCGTGAAGCCCGCGCACGGCTCGTCCGCCTCCGGGGTGCTGGCCGTGGAGACGGCGGCCGGCGGCCGGGTCCGGGCGGCCACCTCCGTCGAGCGGGACCGGGCCGGCCGGCTGTACAACTCGCTGCGGGTCCGCCGCTGCACGACGGAGCGCGAGGTCGCGGCGGTGGTCGACGCGCTGGCGCCGGACGGGCTGCACATCGAGCGCTGGCTGCCCAAGGCCACCCGGCGCGGCCGGGCCGCCGACCTGCGCGTCGTCGTGGTCGCCGGGCGGGCCACCCACGCCGTGGTGCGCACCAGCACCTCACCGATGACCAATCTGCACCTGGGCGGGGCGCGCGGCGACCTGGCCGAGGTGCGGGCGGCGATCGGGGCGGCGGGCGGCAGTTGGGGCGAGGCCCTGGCGATCTGCGAGCGGGCCGCCGCCGCCTTCCCGGACACCCTGTGCGTCGGCGTCGACCTGCTGCCCCTGACCGGCTGGCGGCGCTTCGCCGTCGGCGAGGTCAACGCCTTCGGGGATCTGCTGCCCGGGCTCACCGGCCTGCCCGGCAGCGGCGCCGAGGGCCTGGACACCTACGCGGCGCAGCTCGCCGCCGTACTGGAACGAGCAAGGAACGACCGTGTCAGCACGACCCCCTGA
- a CDS encoding STM4015 family protein — MSVDHLHELLGLPAVDFQSGAEGGPRPAADAAAWRVSIDAYEDEGTWEEEFDAFLSEVDPSGVRALIIGQWGESYEEKSSYPIGLVIAAADRLTSLEAVFVGDLTMEEAEISWIEQSDVTALLDAFPALVELGVRGGSELVFPPAKHERLRALTIETGGLPREVVRGVLGSELPALERLDLWLGVSTYGGDADVSDLAPLLAGTRFPALHHLGLRNSEIQNEIATAVASAPLVARLKTLDLSCGTLGDEGAAALLEGQPLTHLDVLDLHHHFLTEPMEQRVTEALAPHGVRVDLSERCEPWDNRGPAGRYVTVSE, encoded by the coding sequence CCGTCGATTTCCAGTCCGGCGCGGAGGGCGGCCCACGGCCCGCCGCCGATGCCGCCGCCTGGCGGGTGTCGATCGACGCCTACGAGGACGAGGGCACCTGGGAGGAGGAGTTCGACGCCTTCCTGTCGGAGGTCGATCCGTCGGGTGTCCGGGCGCTGATCATCGGGCAGTGGGGCGAGTCGTACGAGGAGAAGTCGTCGTATCCGATCGGTCTCGTCATCGCGGCCGCGGACCGGCTGACCTCTCTCGAGGCGGTGTTCGTCGGGGATCTGACGATGGAGGAGGCGGAGATCTCCTGGATCGAGCAGAGCGATGTCACCGCGCTGCTCGACGCGTTCCCCGCGCTGGTGGAGCTGGGTGTGCGCGGCGGCTCCGAGCTGGTCTTCCCGCCCGCGAAGCACGAGCGGCTGCGGGCGCTGACCATCGAGACGGGCGGGCTGCCGCGCGAGGTGGTGCGCGGTGTCCTGGGGAGCGAACTGCCCGCGCTGGAGCGGCTGGACCTGTGGCTCGGCGTCTCGACCTACGGCGGCGACGCCGATGTGTCGGATCTGGCGCCGCTGCTCGCCGGGACGCGCTTCCCCGCCCTGCACCACCTCGGCCTGCGCAACAGCGAGATCCAGAACGAGATCGCGACCGCGGTGGCCTCGGCCCCGCTGGTGGCCCGGCTCAAGACCCTCGACCTGTCCTGCGGCACGCTCGGCGACGAGGGCGCGGCCGCCCTGCTGGAGGGTCAGCCGCTGACCCATCTCGATGTGCTGGACCTGCACCACCACTTCCTCACCGAGCCGATGGAGCAGCGCGTCACCGAGGCGCTGGCGCCGCACGGGGTGCGGGTGGACCTCTCGGAGCGCTGTGAGCCGTGGGACAACCGGGGCCCGGCGGGCCGTTACGTCACGGTCTCGGAGTGA
- a CDS encoding SGNH/GDSL hydrolase family protein, giving the protein MADDSNNLQQGAVDRQGAIGSYAAIGDSFTEGVGDPGPDGTFVGWADRLAVLLADRLPEPGIRTDAEGSPLSVHGHFRYANLAVRGRLLDQIVEEQVPRAKELAPDLVSFCAGGNDIIRPGTDPDDVAERFERAVADLTRSVGTVMVTTGFDTRGVPVLRHLRGKIATYTAHVRAIADRYGCPVLDLWSLRSVQDRRAWDGDRLHLSPEGHTRVALRAAQVLGLDVPADPDQAWPPQPPRGTLEIRRDDIHWAREYLVPWIGRRLRGESSGDHVEPKRPDLLPL; this is encoded by the coding sequence GTGGCAGACGATTCGAACAACCTCCAGCAGGGCGCCGTCGACCGACAGGGCGCCATCGGGTCGTACGCGGCGATTGGCGACAGCTTCACCGAGGGAGTCGGCGACCCCGGCCCGGACGGAACGTTCGTCGGCTGGGCCGACCGGCTCGCGGTACTTCTCGCGGACCGGCTCCCGGAGCCCGGCATTCGGACGGATGCCGAGGGCTCACCCCTCTCCGTGCACGGGCACTTCCGGTACGCCAATCTCGCCGTACGAGGACGCCTCCTCGACCAGATAGTCGAGGAGCAGGTGCCCCGCGCCAAGGAACTCGCCCCCGATCTGGTGAGCTTCTGCGCCGGCGGCAACGACATCATCCGGCCGGGCACCGACCCGGACGACGTGGCTGAACGCTTCGAGCGGGCGGTCGCCGACCTCACGCGGTCGGTCGGCACCGTCATGGTCACCACCGGCTTCGACACCCGAGGCGTCCCCGTGCTGCGCCATCTGCGCGGCAAGATCGCCACCTACACCGCCCACGTCCGGGCCATCGCCGACCGCTACGGCTGCCCGGTCCTCGACCTGTGGTCGCTGCGCTCCGTGCAGGACCGGCGCGCCTGGGACGGCGACCGGCTGCACCTGTCGCCCGAGGGACACACCCGGGTCGCGCTGCGCGCCGCCCAGGTCCTCGGCCTGGACGTGCCGGCCGACCCGGACCAGGCGTGGCCGCCGCAGCCGCCGCGCGGCACGCTGGAGATCCGCCGCGACGACATCCACTGGGCGCGCGAATACCTCGTCCCGTGGATCGGACGACGCCTGCGCGGCGAGTCCTCCGGCGACCACGTCGAGCCGAAGCGGCCGGACCTGCTGCCGCTCTGA
- a CDS encoding DUF6126 family protein produces the protein MSDSEHYDPLTPAPRPGADTQERKMPRGLVIRLFAYLVAGHVIAAFLYLLFAVGMHNQ, from the coding sequence ATGTCCGATTCAGAGCACTACGACCCGCTCACCCCGGCTCCGCGTCCCGGTGCCGACACCCAGGAGAGGAAGATGCCGCGCGGACTCGTCATCCGGCTCTTCGCCTATCTCGTGGCCGGGCACGTCATCGCGGCGTTCCTCTACCTGCTCTTCGCGGTCGGCATGCACAACCAGTAG
- a CDS encoding STM4012 family radical SAM protein, which yields MTVTHTVRPYESYVYAYPHKTAYRPLAEQPGGRPALDELWAGERKDALSLYMHIPFCEVRCGFCNLFTRIGAPDELTSRYLDALDRQASAVRDALGDAEPVRFAAAAFGGGTPTFLTAGELERLCDIAEKRMGADLRSVPLSVETSPSTATADRLAVLARRGATRVSIGVQSFVEAEARAAVRPQHAADVERALGAIRDASIPVLNIDLIYGIDGQTERTWHTSLDAALRWRPEELYLYPLYVRPLTALGRRSPAEADAAWDEQRLRLYRAGRDHLLAHGYEQVSMRMFRRADAPRAEGPDDYACQTDGMIGLGCGARSYTSRLHYSFDYAVRMGEVRGIIDAYTATEDFSRAEVGRYTDGDEARRRHLLQSVLQARGMPVEDYRERFGTSPYEDFPEELARFEARGWLDAGTPGLLRLSPEGLAYSDALGPELFSPAVRAAMAAYELK from the coding sequence ATGACCGTGACGCACACCGTCCGCCCGTACGAGAGCTATGTGTACGCCTACCCGCACAAGACGGCGTACCGCCCGCTCGCCGAGCAGCCCGGCGGGCGGCCGGCCCTGGACGAGCTGTGGGCGGGGGAACGCAAGGACGCGCTCTCCCTCTATATGCACATCCCGTTCTGCGAGGTCCGCTGCGGCTTCTGCAACCTGTTCACCCGGATCGGCGCCCCCGACGAGCTGACCTCGCGCTATCTCGACGCGCTGGACCGGCAGGCGAGTGCCGTGCGCGACGCGCTGGGCGACGCGGAGCCGGTGCGGTTCGCGGCGGCGGCGTTCGGCGGGGGCACGCCCACCTTCCTGACGGCGGGCGAGCTGGAGCGGCTGTGCGACATCGCGGAGAAGCGGATGGGCGCCGATCTGCGCTCCGTGCCGCTGTCCGTGGAGACGTCCCCGTCCACCGCGACCGCCGACCGCCTCGCCGTGCTCGCCCGGCGGGGCGCGACCCGCGTCAGCATCGGGGTGCAGTCCTTCGTGGAGGCCGAGGCCCGCGCGGCGGTGCGCCCGCAGCACGCCGCCGACGTGGAGCGGGCCCTCGGCGCCATCCGGGACGCCTCCATACCCGTGCTCAACATCGATCTGATCTACGGCATAGACGGCCAGACCGAGCGGACCTGGCACACCTCACTGGACGCGGCGCTGCGCTGGCGCCCGGAGGAGCTGTACCTCTACCCGCTGTACGTGCGCCCGCTGACCGCCCTCGGCCGACGCTCCCCCGCAGAGGCCGACGCGGCCTGGGACGAGCAGCGCCTGCGCCTGTACCGGGCCGGCCGCGACCACCTCCTGGCCCACGGCTACGAGCAGGTGTCGATGCGGATGTTCCGCCGCGCCGACGCCCCGCGCGCGGAGGGGCCCGACGACTACGCGTGCCAGACGGACGGCATGATCGGCCTGGGCTGCGGCGCCCGCTCCTACACCTCGCGGCTGCACTACTCCTTCGACTACGCGGTCCGGATGGGCGAGGTCCGGGGCATCATCGACGCCTACACCGCCACCGAGGACTTCTCCCGCGCCGAGGTCGGGCGGTACACGGACGGGGACGAGGCGCGCCGCCGCCATCTCCTCCAGTCGGTGCTCCAGGCGCGGGGCATGCCCGTGGAGGACTACCGCGAACGGTTCGGCACCTCGCCCTACGAGGACTTCCCCGAGGAGCTGGCCCGGTTCGAGGCCCGGGGCTGGCTCGACGCCGGGACGCCGGGTCTGCTGCGGCTGTCGCCCGAGGGGCTGGCGTACTCGGACGCGCTGGGCCCGGAACTCTTCTCCCCCGCCGTCCGGGCCGCGATGGCCGCGTACGAGCTGAAGTGA
- a CDS encoding STM4011 family radical SAM protein, with translation MDLTILYRGPLASCDYDCPYCPFAKRRDSREQLLADRAALERFTAWVAAQSGDRISVLFTPWGEGLVRSWYRRSIVELAGLPHVRRVAIQTNLSGRTRWLAEAPEAARERIALWCTYHPGQTPYERFLGRCAELRDLGVRHSVGVVGFDAHLGEARRLRAALPEEVYLWVNAAEGHTYTDEEAERWTEIDPLFPYSRHPHRSAGLPCRTGESVISVDGEGTVRRCHFVRAELGNLYDGSYRRALGPRACPLAVCDCHIGYVHLETLPLYDVFAGGVLERVPAALPLSTVAPTRSRGD, from the coding sequence GTGGACCTGACGATTCTCTACCGGGGCCCGCTCGCCTCCTGCGACTACGACTGCCCGTACTGCCCGTTCGCGAAGCGGCGCGACAGCCGGGAGCAGCTGCTGGCGGACCGGGCGGCGCTCGAACGGTTCACGGCGTGGGTGGCGGCGCAGAGCGGTGACCGGATCTCGGTGCTGTTCACGCCGTGGGGCGAGGGCCTGGTGCGCTCCTGGTACCGCAGGTCGATCGTGGAGCTGGCGGGCCTCCCGCACGTACGCCGGGTGGCGATCCAGACGAACCTGAGCGGGCGTACGCGGTGGCTGGCCGAGGCGCCGGAGGCGGCCCGCGAGCGGATCGCGCTCTGGTGCACGTACCACCCGGGGCAGACGCCGTACGAGCGTTTCCTCGGCCGGTGCGCGGAGCTGAGGGACCTCGGGGTACGGCACAGCGTGGGCGTGGTGGGGTTCGACGCCCATCTCGGCGAGGCGCGGCGGCTGCGGGCGGCGCTCCCGGAGGAGGTCTACCTCTGGGTCAACGCCGCCGAGGGGCACACCTACACGGACGAGGAGGCGGAGCGGTGGACGGAGATCGATCCGCTGTTCCCGTACAGCCGCCATCCGCACCGCTCGGCGGGGCTGCCCTGCCGGACCGGTGAGTCGGTGATCTCGGTGGACGGGGAGGGCACGGTGCGCCGCTGCCACTTCGTCCGGGCGGAGCTGGGCAATCTGTACGACGGGAGCTACCGGCGTGCGCTGGGCCCGAGGGCCTGCCCGCTCGCCGTCTGCGACTGCCACATCGGCTATGTGCACCTGGAGACGCTGCCGCTGTACGACGTGTTCGCGGGCGGGGTGCTGGAGCGCGTTCCGGCGGCGCTGCCGCTGTCCACGGTCGCCCCGACGCGGTCTCGGGGCGACTGA
- a CDS encoding STM4015 family protein → MTGIDHPCSFHDLPVFTLPEPGDDRPWPATLPTPDAIAWRLESTWEGPEFAAVWRHFLTAVDPAQVRALVIGPWWQDDYSSLAPVVELITSDAARFPALRALFLADVVGEECEVSWLQMCDITPVLRAFPRLEELVVRGGGSGLNEETLELHPVRHEALKALRFESGGLPGHVVRAVGACELPALERLEVWLGSQWYAGDATVADMAPLLSGGNFPRLRHLGLQNSEIQDEIAVAVASAPVVAQLESLSLSMGTLSDAGGLALLEGQPLTHLDSLDLHHHYLSDEVMDRFKELSERDDVHVHLGEADDWDPDDEDDSRYVAVSE, encoded by the coding sequence ATGACCGGCATCGACCACCCCTGTTCCTTCCACGACCTGCCCGTCTTCACCCTGCCGGAGCCGGGCGACGACAGGCCGTGGCCCGCGACGCTCCCCACGCCGGACGCCATAGCCTGGCGGCTGGAATCCACCTGGGAGGGCCCGGAGTTCGCCGCCGTCTGGCGGCACTTCCTGACTGCGGTCGATCCGGCACAGGTCCGGGCCCTGGTGATCGGCCCCTGGTGGCAGGACGACTACAGCTCGCTCGCTCCGGTGGTGGAGCTGATCACCTCGGACGCGGCCCGTTTCCCGGCGCTGCGCGCTCTGTTCCTCGCCGATGTCGTGGGCGAGGAGTGCGAGGTGTCGTGGCTCCAGATGTGCGACATCACGCCGGTGCTCCGGGCGTTCCCCCGCCTGGAGGAGCTGGTGGTACGAGGCGGTGGCAGCGGGCTGAACGAGGAGACGCTGGAGCTGCACCCGGTGCGGCACGAGGCGCTGAAGGCCCTGCGCTTCGAGTCCGGCGGCCTGCCCGGTCACGTCGTGCGCGCGGTCGGCGCCTGCGAACTGCCCGCGCTGGAACGGCTGGAGGTGTGGCTCGGCTCCCAGTGGTATGCGGGGGACGCCACGGTGGCGGACATGGCTCCCCTGCTGTCCGGGGGCAACTTCCCCCGGCTGCGTCATCTCGGGCTCCAGAACAGCGAGATCCAGGACGAGATCGCCGTGGCGGTCGCCTCCGCCCCTGTGGTCGCGCAACTGGAGTCCCTGTCGCTGTCGATGGGCACCCTCAGCGACGCGGGCGGCCTGGCCCTGCTCGAAGGTCAGCCGCTCACCCATCTGGACTCCCTGGACCTGCACCACCACTACCTCAGCGACGAGGTGATGGACCGCTTCAAGGAGCTGTCCGAGCGCGACGACGTCCATGTCCACCTCGGCGAGGCGGACGACTGGGACCCGGACGACGAGGACGATTCCCGCTATGTCGCGGTCAGCGAGTAG
- a CDS encoding helix-turn-helix domain-containing protein, with translation MNPPDDLAAGELPGVAPRLRDLRRGRGLTLETAAQRAGLSPAHLSRLETGRRQPSLPMLLQLARIYGTTVSELLGEIPPERDAIVRGRPFEGPAADGWLYQQAGGSGRAMQALRVRVPYGAQGDLVRVHPGEEWLYVLTGRLRVTLGETVHDLAPGDGAHFDSLTPHRIAAPEPEGAELLFVHTLLQSPAADLCLGGQVHRR, from the coding sequence ATGAACCCTCCGGACGACCTGGCGGCCGGTGAGCTGCCCGGTGTCGCGCCACGCCTGCGCGATCTGCGCCGCGGCCGTGGTCTCACCCTGGAGACCGCGGCCCAGCGGGCCGGGCTCTCGCCCGCCCACCTCTCCCGGCTCGAAACGGGCCGACGCCAGCCCTCGCTGCCGATGCTGCTCCAGCTGGCCAGGATCTACGGTACGACGGTCTCCGAACTCCTCGGTGAGATCCCCCCGGAACGTGACGCGATCGTCCGCGGCCGCCCGTTCGAGGGCCCGGCCGCCGACGGCTGGCTGTACCAGCAGGCCGGCGGCTCCGGCCGGGCGATGCAGGCGCTGCGCGTCCGCGTCCCGTACGGCGCCCAGGGCGACCTGGTCCGCGTCCACCCCGGCGAGGAGTGGCTGTACGTCCTGACCGGCCGCCTCCGGGTGACGCTCGGCGAGACGGTCCACGACCTCGCGCCCGGGGACGGCGCGCACTTCGACTCGCTCACCCCGCACCGGATCGCCGCCCCCGAACCCGAGGGCGCCGAGCTGCTCTTCGTCCACACCCTGCTGCAGAGCCCCGCCGCCGACCTGTGCCTCGGTGGCCAGGTCCACCGTCGCTGA
- a CDS encoding STM4013/SEN3800 family hydrolase — protein sequence MSEVVGSHDLLFVTLDTLRYDVAAELAAAGRIPHLARHLPGGVWEKRHAPGSFTYASHQAMFAGFLPTPATPGPHPRLFAARFAGSETTAERTFVFDTPDLVSGLAKEGYRTVCIGGVGFFNLRGPLGSVLPGMFQEAHWEPEFGVPSPTSFEAQVARAEEVVAALPAEQRLFLFVNVSALHQPNWFHTPGATRDAGDSRATHAAALEYVDAHIGRLFAAASSRRRTFAIVCSDHGTAYGDDGYTGHRLGHESVWTVPYAHFFLEPGAVR from the coding sequence ATGAGCGAGGTCGTGGGCAGCCACGACCTGCTGTTCGTCACCCTGGACACCCTGCGGTACGACGTCGCGGCCGAGCTGGCCGCCGCCGGGCGCATCCCGCATCTGGCCCGCCATCTGCCGGGCGGCGTCTGGGAGAAGCGGCACGCCCCGGGCAGCTTCACGTACGCCTCGCACCAGGCGATGTTCGCGGGGTTCCTGCCCACCCCGGCCACGCCCGGGCCGCACCCCCGGCTGTTCGCCGCCCGGTTCGCGGGCAGCGAGACCACGGCGGAGCGCACCTTCGTGTTCGACACCCCGGACCTGGTCTCGGGGCTCGCGAAGGAGGGCTACCGCACGGTGTGCATCGGCGGTGTCGGCTTCTTCAACCTTCGGGGGCCGCTCGGTTCGGTGCTCCCCGGGATGTTCCAGGAGGCGCACTGGGAGCCGGAGTTCGGCGTGCCCTCGCCCACCTCGTTCGAGGCGCAGGTGGCCCGCGCCGAGGAGGTGGTCGCCGCCCTGCCCGCCGAGCAGCGGCTGTTCCTGTTCGTCAACGTCTCCGCGCTCCACCAGCCGAACTGGTTCCACACGCCCGGGGCCACCCGCGACGCCGGTGACAGCCGTGCGACGCACGCCGCCGCCCTGGAGTACGTGGACGCCCACATCGGCCGGCTCTTCGCCGCCGCGAGCAGCCGCCGCCGTACCTTCGCCATCGTCTGCTCCGACCACGGCACGGCCTACGGCGACGACGGCTACACCGGCCACCGGCTCGGCCACGAGTCCGTCTGGACCGTCCCGTACGCCCACTTCTTCCTGGAACCGGGGGCCGTCCGATGA
- a CDS encoding M23 family metallopeptidase, protein MPISGKHRRPKSSTIARGVVAASAGGAVIALPLLGATGAHAAEQSAPATSQSAAAHTAPAKPAKSTGTTTYSVVSGDYLSKIAAQHHLKGGWHKLYQDNREVVGENPSLIFPGMKLTLGAKAAPAATTPSKAPAKTAEKTEAKAAPKAETKVETKTEAQTEAKTEAPASQDNASGYVHPVPGNHTTAYRASGASWSSGSHTGIDFPVSTGTSVKAITSGTVVTAGWGGAYGNQVVIKHADGHYSQYGHMSSLSVSAGQTVTAGQQVGLSGSTGNATGPHLHFEVRTGPEYGSDIDPIAYLASHGIYV, encoded by the coding sequence ATGCCCATTTCGGGTAAGCACCGCCGTCCCAAGTCCAGCACCATCGCCCGCGGCGTCGTCGCCGCGAGCGCCGGCGGAGCCGTCATCGCGCTTCCGCTGCTCGGCGCCACCGGTGCCCACGCCGCGGAGCAGTCCGCCCCGGCCACGTCGCAGTCGGCCGCCGCGCACACCGCCCCGGCCAAGCCCGCGAAGAGCACCGGCACCACCACATACTCCGTCGTCTCCGGCGACTACCTGTCGAAGATCGCGGCCCAGCACCACCTCAAGGGCGGCTGGCACAAGCTGTACCAGGACAACCGCGAGGTCGTCGGCGAGAACCCGAGCCTGATCTTCCCGGGCATGAAGCTGACCCTCGGCGCCAAGGCGGCCCCCGCCGCCACCACCCCGTCCAAGGCCCCCGCCAAGACGGCCGAGAAGACCGAGGCGAAGGCCGCGCCCAAGGCCGAGACGAAGGTCGAGACCAAGACCGAGGCGCAGACCGAGGCGAAGACCGAGGCCCCGGCCTCCCAGGACAACGCCTCCGGCTACGTCCACCCGGTCCCCGGCAACCACACCACCGCCTACCGCGCCTCCGGCGCCAGCTGGTCCAGCGGCAGCCACACCGGCATCGACTTCCCCGTCTCCACCGGCACCAGCGTGAAGGCCATCACCTCCGGCACCGTCGTCACCGCCGGCTGGGGCGGCGCCTACGGCAACCAGGTCGTCATCAAGCACGCCGACGGCCACTACTCCCAGTACGGCCACATGTCCTCGCTCTCCGTCTCGGCGGGCCAGACCGTGACCGCGGGCCAGCAGGTCGGCCTCTCCGGCTCCACCGGCAACGCCACCGGCCCGCACCTCCACTTCGAGGTCCGCACCGGCCCGGAGTACGGCTCGGACATCGACCCGATCGCCTACCTGGCGTCGCACGGGATCTACGTCTGA
- a CDS encoding tyrosine-protein phosphatase, which translates to MTQQLPQTPPTEPVLTGVRNFRDVGGLPTTDGRRVRHGRLYRSGHLAHATAEDAAFLGGLGLHTVFDFRNAADHKLDGLDIELPGVRNVSIPLSDPADGAEFWRMVRDGNLAELRSILADGKGTSRMVASYRSIILERTAEHSRVLHALAEDSVPALMHCAAGKDRAGLSIAVTLLAVGVGRETIEADYLKSNDAHRRYRIRRSDTSAAGMSPEVLELLNPLFGAQPDYLAAAFAAIDETWGGTDRYLTDGLKLTPATREELRERLLDES; encoded by the coding sequence GTGACGCAGCAGCTGCCGCAGACCCCGCCGACGGAGCCCGTCCTCACCGGCGTCCGCAACTTCCGCGACGTGGGCGGCCTGCCCACCACCGACGGCCGTCGGGTCCGGCACGGCCGGCTCTACCGCAGCGGTCACCTGGCGCACGCCACGGCGGAGGACGCGGCCTTCCTCGGCGGGCTCGGCCTGCACACGGTCTTCGACTTCCGCAATGCGGCGGACCACAAGCTGGACGGCCTGGACATCGAGCTGCCCGGCGTACGGAACGTGAGCATCCCGCTCAGCGACCCGGCGGACGGCGCGGAGTTCTGGCGGATGGTGCGCGACGGCAATCTGGCGGAGCTGCGCTCGATCCTGGCCGACGGCAAGGGCACCAGCCGCATGGTCGCCTCGTACCGCTCGATCATCCTGGAGCGCACCGCCGAGCACAGCCGGGTGCTGCACGCCCTGGCCGAGGACAGCGTCCCCGCCCTGATGCACTGCGCGGCCGGCAAGGACCGGGCCGGGCTCTCCATCGCGGTGACGCTGCTGGCGGTGGGCGTCGGGCGGGAGACCATCGAGGCCGACTACCTCAAGTCGAACGACGCGCACCGCCGCTACCGCATCCGGCGCAGCGACACCTCGGCCGCCGGGATGTCGCCGGAGGTGCTGGAGCTGCTCAACCCGCTCTTCGGCGCCCAGCCCGACTACCTCGCCGCGGCCTTCGCCGCCATCGACGAGACCTGGGGCGGCACCGACCGCTACCTCACCGACGGGCTGAAGCTCACGCCCGCCACCCGTGAGGAGCTGCGCGAAAGGCTCCTCGACGAGAGCTGA